A single genomic interval of Longimicrobiaceae bacterium harbors:
- a CDS encoding carboxypeptidase M32, with the protein MSEPRTARAAYEALLKDLRETAVLASAGAVLAWDQETQLPPRGASLRADQLAALSGLVHERRTRPEVQEWLATAEADPDLRNDPDASANLREIRRDLDRALKLPGSLVREIAQTAALSQRAWRDAREASDFGSFAPWLEKSFDLARQKALCYRPDAPVYDTLLDEYEPDATAEPLVQIFSELRARLTPLIAEAAPRHARLSTPIDGLTIPVSKQMELNRFVAQRIGFDFEAGRLDVSTHPFCEAIGPGDTRLTTRFDEAHFLDALSSTMHEAGHGMYEQGLPKEAHFGEPLAESASLGIHESQSRLWENFVGRSAPFWSWALPEARRLLGSDLGGASVDDVVRAANRVKPGLVRVEADEVTYNLHVLLRFDLERALLSGDLPVRELPGAWNERMRQDLGLEVPDDRQGCLQDIHWSMGAIGYFPTYTLGNLYAAQFWSAANREVPSLQDAIARGEFAPLQDWLREKIHRHGRRFSAFELCQRATGEPLSVEAFFRYLEGKVAT; encoded by the coding sequence ATGTCTGAGCCGCGCACCGCTCGGGCAGCGTACGAGGCGCTGCTGAAAGACCTCCGCGAAACGGCGGTCCTGGCCTCGGCGGGAGCCGTGCTGGCGTGGGATCAGGAGACCCAGCTACCACCCCGCGGCGCCTCCCTGCGAGCGGATCAGCTCGCAGCGCTGAGCGGGCTCGTACACGAGCGGCGGACCCGGCCGGAGGTGCAGGAATGGCTGGCGACCGCCGAAGCGGACCCCGACCTCCGCAACGATCCCGACGCGTCCGCCAATCTGCGGGAGATCCGCAGGGACCTGGACCGGGCATTGAAGCTCCCCGGCTCTCTCGTGCGCGAGATTGCCCAGACCGCGGCGCTATCGCAGCGCGCCTGGCGCGACGCTCGGGAGGCGAGCGATTTCGGCAGCTTCGCTCCCTGGCTGGAGAAGAGCTTCGATCTGGCGCGGCAGAAGGCGCTCTGCTACCGGCCGGACGCTCCCGTCTACGACACTCTGCTCGACGAGTACGAGCCGGACGCCACCGCCGAGCCGCTCGTCCAGATCTTCAGCGAGCTGCGCGCACGGCTCACCCCGCTGATCGCCGAGGCCGCGCCCCGCCACGCCCGTTTGTCCACGCCGATCGACGGGCTGACCATCCCGGTGTCGAAGCAGATGGAGCTCAACCGCTTCGTGGCGCAGCGGATCGGCTTCGACTTCGAAGCGGGCCGGTTGGACGTCTCCACCCACCCCTTCTGCGAGGCGATCGGCCCCGGCGACACGCGCCTCACCACCCGCTTCGACGAGGCACACTTCCTGGATGCGCTGAGCTCGACGATGCACGAGGCAGGGCACGGGATGTACGAGCAGGGGCTTCCGAAGGAAGCGCATTTCGGCGAGCCGCTGGCCGAATCCGCGAGCCTCGGCATCCACGAGAGCCAGTCGCGCCTGTGGGAGAACTTCGTGGGACGCTCGGCCCCCTTCTGGAGCTGGGCTCTCCCCGAGGCGCGGCGGCTGCTCGGCTCCGACCTTGGTGGCGCCAGCGTCGACGACGTGGTTCGTGCCGCTAACCGGGTGAAGCCAGGCCTGGTCCGCGTCGAGGCCGACGAGGTGACCTACAACCTGCACGTCCTGCTACGCTTCGACCTCGAGCGGGCGCTGCTTTCAGGAGATCTGCCGGTGCGCGAGCTGCCGGGAGCGTGGAACGAGCGGATGCGCCAGGATCTCGGCCTGGAGGTGCCCGACGACCGACAGGGGTGCCTCCAGGACATTCACTGGTCGATGGGGGCGATCGGGTACTTTCCGACCTACACCCTGGGCAACCTCTACGCGGCCCAGTTCTGGAGCGCGGCCAACCGGGAGGTGCCCTCCCTGCAGGACGCGATCGCCAGGGGCGAGTTCGCGCCACTGCAGGACTGGCTGCGCGAGAAGATCCACCGGCACGGGCGCCGCTTCAGCGCCTTCGAGCTCTGCCAGCGCGCCACCGGCGAGCCGCTCAGCGTGGAGGCGTTTTTCCGGTATCTGGAGGGGAAGGTGGCGACCTAG
- the purS gene encoding phosphoribosylformylglycinamidine synthase subunit PurS — translation MNVNEYRVEVRVVPRKGILDPQGKAVADALASLGFEGVGEVHVGRLITLILSAASAEAARETATAMCRQLLANPVTEDFDVTVSEG, via the coding sequence ATGAACGTGAACGAATATCGGGTAGAGGTCCGGGTAGTCCCCCGGAAGGGGATCCTGGACCCGCAGGGAAAAGCGGTGGCAGATGCGCTCGCCTCACTGGGGTTCGAGGGGGTCGGCGAGGTGCACGTCGGCCGCCTGATTACGTTGATCCTCAGCGCCGCATCGGCGGAGGCGGCGCGCGAGACGGCCACGGCGATGTGCAGGCAGCTCCTCGCCAACCCGGTGACGGAAGATTTCGACGTGACGGTGTCGGAAGGATGA
- the pssA gene encoding CDP-diacylglycerol--serine O-phosphatidyltransferase → MTAVARRRLRGGVIVLPSAFTLGNLFLGIWAIVAAARGRYEMAGWLIVLAAFADLFDGRVARFTGTGSQFGEQLDSLVDAISFGVAPALIVYFAFLGDGGWNWIMAFIYVSAAIIRLARFNVEQAGIAKTNFHGLPSPTAGVTLSTYYSFTQTPLFRTYFSEVNVHQGAGWILVVCAGLMVSHVLYPVVPRLTFRTWGGRLALGLAIASVVAALTVPEYFFFPMAVIYIAYGLLRTVALGFLERLPEQDPLLDEASDEGEVRELDYSEIRPRPRFRRRRRPRFFKE, encoded by the coding sequence GTGACAGCCGTCGCGCGTCGCCGGCTTCGCGGGGGAGTGATCGTCCTGCCCAGCGCCTTCACGCTGGGCAACCTGTTCCTGGGGATCTGGGCGATCGTGGCGGCGGCGCGCGGGCGGTACGAGATGGCGGGCTGGCTGATCGTGCTGGCGGCGTTCGCCGACCTCTTCGATGGGAGGGTCGCCCGCTTCACCGGAACGGGCAGCCAGTTCGGCGAGCAACTCGACTCGCTGGTGGACGCGATCAGCTTCGGCGTGGCCCCGGCGCTGATCGTCTACTTCGCCTTCCTCGGCGATGGAGGCTGGAACTGGATCATGGCCTTCATCTACGTGAGCGCGGCCATCATTCGCCTGGCGCGCTTCAACGTCGAACAGGCCGGGATCGCGAAGACGAACTTCCACGGGCTCCCCTCCCCCACCGCCGGCGTCACCCTCTCGACCTACTACAGCTTCACCCAGACCCCCCTCTTCCGCACGTACTTCTCCGAGGTCAACGTGCACCAGGGGGCGGGCTGGATCCTGGTCGTGTGCGCTGGACTGATGGTCAGCCACGTCCTCTATCCGGTGGTGCCACGCCTCACCTTCCGGACCTGGGGTGGCCGCCTTGCGCTGGGCCTCGCGATCGCCTCAGTCGTCGCGGCGCTGACAGTGCCCGAGTACTTCTTCTTCCCCATGGCCGTCATCTACATCGCCTACGGTCTGCTGCGGACAGTGGCGCTGGGCTTTCTCGAGCGGCTTCCCGAGCAGGATCCGCTGCTGGACGAAGCCAGCGACGAGGGGGAGGTGCGGGAGCTCGACTACAGTGAGATCCGGCCGCGACCGCGCTTTCGGCGCCGCCGCCGTCCACGATTTTTCAAGGAATGA
- a CDS encoding phosphoribosylaminoimidazolesuccinocarboxamide synthase, with translation MNEPIARTDLPFPLLRRGKVRDVYDLGDALLLVATDRVSAFDVVLPQPVPRKGEVLTLISAWWFARVRDLIPGHLISVDPQLIIERYPALAANEAQWRRRSMLVQKLEPFPVECVVRGYLSGSAWKEYREFGTLAGEPLPPGMVESDRMPEPTFSPATKAEEGHDENIPFSEVERMLGPEVAARLRDASIAVYERGRDIAAERGIIIADTKFEFGRGEDGAIVLIDEVLTPDSSRFWPADLYAPGRRQPSLDKQPLRDYLEELVRHGEWNKQPPAPDLPREVVEGMSRRYQDVFQRLTGTPLDEVDLSTWGLTP, from the coding sequence TTGAACGAACCGATCGCCCGGACGGACCTTCCCTTTCCACTGTTGAGGCGGGGCAAAGTCCGCGACGTGTACGATCTGGGCGATGCCCTCCTTCTGGTCGCCACCGACCGCGTCAGCGCTTTCGATGTCGTCCTGCCACAGCCCGTCCCGCGCAAGGGGGAGGTGCTGACCCTCATCTCCGCGTGGTGGTTCGCGCGGGTGCGAGACCTCATCCCCGGACACCTGATCTCCGTCGATCCCCAACTCATCATCGAACGCTACCCTGCGCTGGCAGCGAATGAGGCTCAGTGGCGGCGGCGCTCGATGCTGGTGCAGAAGCTGGAGCCCTTCCCGGTGGAGTGCGTCGTCCGCGGGTACCTGTCGGGCTCGGCGTGGAAGGAGTACCGGGAATTCGGCACGCTGGCCGGAGAGCCCCTCCCGCCCGGCATGGTGGAGAGCGACCGGATGCCCGAGCCGACCTTCTCCCCCGCGACCAAGGCGGAAGAAGGGCACGACGAGAACATCCCCTTCTCCGAGGTGGAGCGGATGCTCGGTCCGGAGGTGGCGGCGCGCCTGCGGGATGCCAGCATCGCGGTCTACGAACGAGGCAGGGACATTGCCGCCGAGCGGGGTATCATCATCGCCGATACGAAGTTCGAGTTCGGTCGCGGCGAAGACGGGGCGATCGTCCTGATCGACGAGGTCCTCACCCCCGATTCGTCCCGGTTCTGGCCAGCCGACCTCTACGCGCCCGGCCGCAGGCAACCGTCGCTCGACAAACAGCCGCTCCGCGACTACCTGGAGGAGCTGGTCCGACACGGCGAGTGGAACAAGCAACCTCCCGCACCCGACCTTCCCCGCGAGGTGGTCGAAGGGATGTCGCGACGCTACCAGGACGTGTTCCAGCGGCTGACCGGCACCCCCCTCGACGAGGTAGACCTGAGCACCTGGGGGCTCACGCCGTGA
- the purQ gene encoding phosphoribosylformylglycinamidine synthase subunit PurQ — translation MKIGVVTFPGSNCDYDCYRAVREVLGVETVFLWHKSHDLEGVDAVFLPGGFSYGDYLRAGAIARFSPIMREVREFAEQGGPVAGICNGFQILCEAHLLPGALIRNRNLKFISRPVYLRVESTEPPFLSSYQKGDVLKVPIAHGEGCYVADEEVLDRLEAEGRVAFRYCDAHGRVTPAANPNGSVRNIAGILNERGNVLGMMPHPERAVDPLLGSADGAGIFRALAEFLAGTAA, via the coding sequence ATGAAGATCGGGGTGGTGACCTTTCCCGGCTCGAACTGTGACTACGACTGCTATCGGGCGGTACGCGAGGTGCTGGGGGTCGAGACCGTCTTCCTCTGGCACAAGTCGCACGATCTGGAGGGTGTAGACGCCGTTTTCCTCCCCGGCGGCTTCAGCTACGGCGACTATCTGCGGGCCGGCGCCATCGCGCGCTTCAGCCCGATCATGCGCGAGGTGCGCGAGTTCGCCGAGCAAGGCGGGCCGGTGGCCGGCATCTGCAACGGCTTTCAGATCCTCTGCGAGGCGCACCTGCTGCCCGGCGCGCTGATCCGCAACCGCAACCTCAAGTTCATCTCCCGCCCGGTGTACCTGCGGGTGGAGAGCACCGAGCCGCCCTTCCTATCGAGCTACCAGAAGGGCGACGTGCTCAAGGTGCCGATTGCACACGGTGAGGGGTGCTACGTGGCCGACGAGGAGGTCCTCGACCGCCTCGAGGCGGAGGGCCGCGTGGCCTTCCGCTATTGCGACGCGCACGGCCGCGTGACCCCGGCGGCAAATCCGAACGGCTCGGTGCGCAACATCGCCGGTATCCTCAACGAGCGCGGCAACGTGCTCGGCATGATGCCCCACCCTGAACGCGCGGTGGACCCCCTCCTGGGGAGTGCGGACGGGGCGGGAATATTCAGAGCTTTGGCTGAGTTCCTCGCAGGAACCGCGGCATAG